The proteins below are encoded in one region of Brassica napus cultivar Da-Ae chromosome A6, Da-Ae, whole genome shotgun sequence:
- the LOC125575910 gene encoding uncharacterized protein LOC125575910, with the protein MARIIISTIDKFKSMATIYYCFHFLFRSETYSLSQIPTISLCAHLLFFFSLRHYNVFISFFYSSPPLLLSSVKSPRTVRPHLLLYLYPPRIWESFEKTEKVRRRRLRSHAGEDRGETPETTGATPDMVEELAGEKRNEEDWTDIRMKLHAFWTGSQQNIVCRDR; encoded by the exons ATGGCAAGGATCATCATCTCAACCATTGATAaatttaaatcaatggccaCAATTTACTATtgctttcattttcttttcagatctgaaacaTATTCATTATCCCAAATTCCAACCATCTCTCTTTGTGCACATCTTCTGTTCTTCTTTTCTCTACGCCATTACAATGtcttcatctctttcttctATTCGTCTCCTCCTCTGCTTCTCTCATCTGTGAAGTCACCAAGAACCGTGAGGCCTCATCTCCTCCTCTATCTCTATCCTCC GAGAATATGGGAAAGCTTTGAGAAGACAGAAAAAGTGCGTCGAAGAAGACTGAGGAGCCACGCTGGTGAAGACCGAGGAGAAACACCGGAGACGACAGGAGCTACGCCAGATATGGTCGAGGAGCTGgccggagagaagagaaacgaagaGGATTGGACGGACATTAG GATGAAATTGCATGCATTTTGGACAGGAAGCCAACAAAATATCGTCTGCAGAGATCGATGA